One segment of Parabacteroides sp. FAFU027 DNA contains the following:
- a CDS encoding bifunctional 3-deoxy-7-phosphoheptulonate synthase/chorismate mutase type II: MELQPITFEGVENKRPMVIAGPCSAETEEQVMEAAHALAAKGVKIFRAGIWKPRTKPGGFEGIGSEGLAWLQRVKKETGLYVATEVATERHVYEALKFGVDLLWIGARTTANPFAVQEVADALKGCKIPVLVKNPVNPDLELWIGAIERVYNAGIRQIGAIHRGFSSFDKKIYRNQPQWHIPIELKRRIPNLPIFCDPSHIGGKREFIAPLSQQAMDLNFEGLIIESHCNPDCAWSDASQQVTPDALEQILNNLVIRDTAQTTEDLSDLRRQIDNLDNDLLELLAKRMRISKEIGQFKKEHGMTVLQSGRYDEIISKRVAQAVSMGMSSEFMQVVLEAIHEESVRQQIEIMNK, from the coding sequence ATGGAATTACAACCAATAACATTCGAAGGCGTAGAAAACAAACGCCCGATGGTAATTGCCGGTCCTTGTAGTGCAGAGACCGAAGAACAGGTAATGGAAGCAGCTCATGCACTGGCTGCAAAAGGTGTGAAAATCTTCCGCGCGGGTATCTGGAAACCGCGTACCAAACCGGGAGGCTTCGAAGGAATCGGAAGCGAAGGTTTGGCATGGTTGCAACGTGTTAAAAAAGAGACTGGCTTGTATGTAGCAACTGAGGTAGCGACAGAGCGTCACGTATATGAAGCATTGAAGTTCGGTGTTGACCTGTTGTGGATTGGTGCACGTACCACTGCTAACCCATTTGCCGTACAGGAAGTGGCAGACGCTTTGAAAGGCTGCAAAATCCCCGTATTGGTGAAAAACCCGGTGAATCCTGACCTCGAATTGTGGATTGGAGCTATCGAACGCGTGTATAACGCTGGTATCCGTCAGATTGGTGCTATCCATCGCGGATTTAGCTCATTCGACAAGAAGATTTACCGCAACCAGCCACAGTGGCACATTCCTATCGAACTGAAACGTCGTATTCCAAACCTTCCTATTTTCTGTGACCCGAGCCATATTGGCGGTAAACGCGAATTTATCGCACCGTTGAGCCAGCAGGCTATGGATCTGAACTTCGAAGGTTTGATTATCGAGTCGCATTGTAATCCGGATTGCGCATGGAGTGACGCTTCACAGCAGGTAACTCCTGATGCATTGGAGCAAATCCTGAACAATCTCGTTATCCGTGATACTGCACAGACTACCGAAGACCTTTCAGACCTCCGTCGTCAGATTGACAACCTCGATAATGACCTGCTTGAGCTTTTGGCTAAACGTATGAGAATCTCTAAAGAAATCGGCCAGTTCAAAAAAGAGCACGGAATGACCGTTCTTCAGTCAGGACGTTACGATGAAATCATCAGCAAGCGTGTCGCTCAGGCGGTGAGCATGGGCATGAGCTCTGAGTTTATGCAAGTGGTGCTCGAAGCGATTCACGAAGAGTCGGTTCGCCAGCAAATTGAAATCATGAATAAGTAA
- the serB gene encoding phosphoserine phosphatase SerB: MESKNEIVLINISGEDKPGVTSSLTAILARYGAFILDIGQADIHNNLSLGILYKTESEKSGDIMKELLFKSYELGIGIKFTPISYERYERWVNMQGKNRNIITLLGRKLTAQQIAEVTSLIAEQGLNIDMIQRLTGRIPLEEDARSPKSCVELSVRGNPHNREEMQRRFMELSNELQFDISFQQDDMYRRNRRLICFDMDSTLIETEVIDELADRAGVGEKVRAITEAAMRGEIDFNESFKQRVRLLKGLDESVMKEIADNLPITEGLDRLVNVLKRVGIKIAVLSGGFTYFGNYLKQKYNFDYVYANELEIIDGKLTGNYVGEIVDGKRKAELLRLIAQVEKVDIAQTIAVGDGANDLPMIGIAGLGIAFHAKPKVKETAKQSLSTIGLDGILYFLGFKDSYLDV, translated from the coding sequence ATGGAATCAAAAAACGAAATCGTACTTATTAATATTTCCGGAGAAGATAAGCCGGGAGTAACCTCATCCCTGACCGCTATTCTGGCCCGTTACGGTGCCTTTATTCTGGATATTGGTCAGGCAGATATTCACAACAACCTTTCGTTGGGAATCCTTTACAAAACCGAAAGCGAAAAATCGGGCGATATCATGAAAGAGTTACTTTTCAAGTCGTACGAACTGGGTATCGGAATTAAATTTACCCCGATCTCTTACGAACGCTACGAACGTTGGGTAAATATGCAGGGAAAAAACCGCAATATCATCACGTTGCTGGGACGGAAACTGACCGCACAACAGATTGCCGAAGTAACCAGCCTCATCGCCGAACAGGGATTGAATATCGACATGATACAGCGCCTGACCGGACGTATCCCGTTGGAAGAAGATGCCCGTAGTCCCAAATCATGCGTGGAACTTTCAGTACGAGGCAATCCTCACAACCGCGAAGAGATGCAAAGACGCTTCATGGAACTGAGTAACGAGTTGCAGTTTGACATCTCATTCCAGCAGGATGACATGTACCGCCGTAACCGCCGCCTGATCTGCTTCGATATGGATTCTACCCTTATTGAAACAGAAGTAATCGACGAACTGGCTGACCGTGCCGGTGTGGGTGAAAAGGTACGTGCCATCACCGAAGCTGCAATGCGCGGAGAAATTGACTTCAACGAAAGCTTCAAACAACGCGTGCGTCTGTTGAAAGGGCTTGACGAGTCAGTCATGAAAGAGATTGCTGATAATCTGCCGATTACTGAAGGTCTTGACCGCCTGGTAAACGTATTGAAACGCGTGGGTATCAAGATCGCCGTGCTTTCAGGAGGATTTACCTATTTCGGAAACTACCTGAAACAGAAATACAACTTCGACTACGTGTATGCCAACGAATTGGAAATCATAGACGGTAAACTGACAGGAAACTACGTGGGAGAAATCGTGGATGGCAAACGTAAAGCCGAGCTTCTTCGCCTGATTGCCCAGGTGGAAAAAGTGGATATTGCTCAAACCATTGCCGTAGGAGACGGAGCCAATGACCTTCCGATGATTGGCATTGCCGGTCTGGGTATCGCCTTCCATGCTAAACCAAAAGTTAAAGAGACAGCCAAACAGTCGCTATCTACGATCGGTCTGGATGGTATTCTTTACTTCCTTGGATTTAAGGATTCGTATCTGGATGTATAA
- a CDS encoding phosphoglycerate kinase encodes MQTIDQFNFAGKKAIVRVDFNVPLNKETGAVSDDTRIRGALPTIKKILADGGAVILMSHMGRPKQNPDPKFSLKQIISAVEARLGQSILFAEDCANADAQVAALKPGEVLLLENLRFYEEEEGKPRGEFETEEAKKEAKKALKEKQKAFAQKLASYADVYVNDAFGTAHRAHGSTAVIADYFTAENKMFGFLINSELKAMDTVLTSAQAPFTAIMGGAKVSDKILIIENLLDRVQNLIIGGGMTYTFIKALGGNIGNSLCEADKLDLALEILNKAKAKGVNVYIPTDAVNADKFAADAATCISKTNETPDGWMGLDIADETIKTFSEVIANSKTVLWNGPMGVFEMDAFAKGTTAIAHAVAAATANGAFSLIGGGDSVAAINKNQLADKVSYVSTGGGAMLEYMEGKVLPGIAAIRG; translated from the coding sequence ATGCAAACAATTGACCAATTCAACTTTGCCGGTAAAAAGGCAATCGTTCGTGTGGACTTCAATGTGCCTTTGAACAAAGAAACAGGCGCTGTTAGTGATGATACCCGTATCCGTGGTGCTCTGCCTACAATCAAAAAGATTTTGGCTGACGGTGGTGCAGTAATCCTGATGTCACACATGGGTCGTCCGAAACAAAATCCGGATCCTAAATTCTCTTTGAAGCAAATCATTTCTGCAGTTGAAGCTCGTTTGGGTCAATCTATTCTTTTCGCAGAAGATTGCGCTAACGCTGACGCTCAGGTAGCTGCTTTGAAACCAGGTGAAGTTCTTTTGCTGGAAAACCTTCGTTTCTACGAAGAAGAAGAAGGCAAACCACGTGGCGAATTCGAAACAGAAGAAGCTAAAAAAGAGGCTAAAAAAGCATTGAAAGAAAAACAAAAAGCTTTCGCGCAGAAACTGGCTTCTTACGCTGACGTTTATGTAAACGACGCGTTCGGTACAGCTCACCGTGCTCACGGTTCTACAGCTGTTATCGCTGACTACTTCACTGCTGAAAACAAAATGTTCGGCTTCCTGATCAACAGCGAGTTGAAAGCTATGGATACAGTATTGACAAGTGCTCAGGCTCCTTTCACTGCAATCATGGGTGGTGCTAAAGTATCTGACAAAATTTTGATCATCGAAAACCTGTTGGATCGCGTACAAAACCTGATCATCGGTGGTGGTATGACTTATACTTTCATCAAAGCTTTGGGTGGTAACATCGGTAACTCACTTTGTGAAGCTGACAAACTTGATCTGGCTCTTGAGATCCTGAACAAAGCAAAAGCGAAAGGTGTAAACGTTTACATCCCGACTGACGCTGTAAACGCTGATAAATTTGCTGCTGATGCTGCAACTTGTATCTCTAAAACCAACGAAACTCCTGACGGTTGGATGGGTCTTGACATCGCTGACGAAACTATCAAAACTTTCAGCGAAGTTATTGCTAACTCTAAAACAGTTCTTTGGAACGGCCCGATGGGTGTATTCGAAATGGATGCATTCGCAAAAGGTACGACTGCAATCGCTCACGCTGTTGCTGCTGCTACTGCTAACGGCGCGTTCTCTTTGATCGGTGGTGGTGACTCAGTTGCTGCAATCAACAAAAACCAATTGGCTGACAAAGTAAGCTACGTTTCTACCGGTGGTGGTGCTATGTTGGAATACATGGAAGGTAAAGTTCTTCCGGGTATCGCAGCTATCCGCGGGTAA
- a CDS encoding pyridoxal phosphate-dependent aminotransferase, with protein sequence MNEYKNMKQIQPANRLNQVNEYYFSRKLKEIADLNAQGKNIISLGVGSPDLPPSSATIETLCQKSHKPEAHGYQPYVGIPELREAFAGWYKKWYGVVLNPANEIQPLIGSKEGILHISMAFLNPGDEVLVPNPGYPTYSSVSNLVEANIVTYDLDENNNWEPDFDALEKMDLSKVKLMWVNYPNMPTGANATIALYEKLVAFGKKHGIIICNDNPYSFILNDKPISILSVEGAKEICIELNSMSKSHNMPGWRIGMLASNAQFVQWVLKVKSNIDSGMFRPMQKAAVAALGNKAEWHEEMNKVYRKRRDVAGAIMDAMGCTYDKNQVGMFLWGKVSDQWENGEKLSDKVLYDGNVFITPGFIFGNKGDKYVRISLCCPEEKLKEALERIKSVL encoded by the coding sequence ATCAACGAATACAAAAATATGAAGCAGATACAACCGGCCAACCGCCTCAATCAGGTAAACGAATACTACTTTTCGCGCAAACTGAAAGAGATTGCAGATCTTAATGCTCAGGGTAAAAATATTATCAGTCTGGGAGTGGGAAGTCCTGACCTTCCGCCTTCAAGTGCGACCATCGAGACTTTGTGTCAGAAAAGTCACAAGCCTGAAGCGCATGGATATCAGCCTTACGTGGGCATTCCCGAATTGCGTGAAGCTTTTGCAGGGTGGTATAAGAAATGGTACGGCGTTGTACTGAACCCGGCGAACGAAATACAGCCGCTTATCGGTTCTAAGGAAGGTATTTTGCACATATCTATGGCGTTCCTCAATCCGGGTGATGAGGTATTGGTGCCAAATCCGGGTTATCCGACCTATAGTTCGGTAAGCAACCTGGTGGAAGCTAATATTGTAACTTACGATTTGGATGAAAACAACAACTGGGAGCCTGACTTCGACGCTTTGGAGAAGATGGACCTCAGCAAAGTCAAACTAATGTGGGTTAATTATCCGAACATGCCGACCGGCGCCAATGCAACCATCGCATTGTATGAGAAACTGGTGGCTTTCGGTAAAAAACACGGCATTATCATTTGCAACGATAATCCTTACAGCTTCATCCTGAACGATAAACCGATTTCAATTCTCAGTGTTGAAGGAGCAAAAGAAATTTGTATCGAACTTAACTCGATGAGTAAATCGCATAACATGCCGGGCTGGCGTATCGGGATGTTGGCATCGAATGCGCAGTTCGTACAATGGGTATTGAAAGTGAAAAGCAACATCGACTCAGGTATGTTCCGTCCGATGCAAAAGGCAGCCGTAGCTGCGTTGGGTAACAAAGCGGAATGGCACGAGGAGATGAACAAAGTGTACCGCAAACGTCGTGACGTAGCGGGTGCAATTATGGACGCGATGGGTTGTACTTACGATAAAAACCAGGTCGGAATGTTCCTTTGGGGAAAAGTATCCGACCAGTGGGAAAACGGAGAGAAGCTTTCGGATAAAGTTCTTTATGACGGAAACGTATTCATCACTCCCGGGTTTATTTTCGGAAATAAAGGGGATAAATATGTACGCATCTCGCTTTGTTGTCCCGAAGAGAAACTGAAAGAAGCTTTGGAAAGAATTAAATCGGTATTGTAA
- a CDS encoding prephenate dehydratase — protein MKKVAIQGFAGSYHEVASRAYFKGEELEFVFCKTFKDVFAATKSDPKMFAAVAIENTIAGSLLPNYDLLKESNLSIIGEYKLHISHCLCALPGTTLEELTEINSHPIALMQCHDFLDTLPNVKVVEKADTALSAEIIARDKLVGVGAICSRLAADLFGLEVLKMGVETNKRNFTRFLMLADQWVADEITKGQTPNKSSLVFTLPHTEGSLSQVLSILSFYGVNLTKIQSLPIIGREWEYQFYIDLTYNDYTRYRQAMDACRPLTKDLKVLGEYCEAETP, from the coding sequence ATGAAGAAAGTAGCGATACAGGGTTTTGCAGGATCGTACCACGAGGTGGCATCGAGAGCTTATTTCAAAGGAGAAGAACTGGAGTTCGTATTTTGCAAGACATTTAAGGATGTTTTTGCCGCAACGAAGAGCGACCCAAAGATGTTTGCCGCCGTGGCTATCGAAAATACGATTGCAGGTAGTCTTCTTCCTAACTATGATCTGTTGAAGGAGAGTAATTTAAGCATCATCGGTGAATACAAGCTGCATATTTCCCATTGCCTTTGCGCTTTGCCGGGAACAACGCTGGAAGAGTTGACCGAAATCAATTCACACCCGATCGCCTTGATGCAGTGCCATGATTTTCTTGATACTTTGCCTAACGTTAAAGTGGTGGAAAAAGCGGATACCGCATTGAGCGCTGAGATTATCGCCAGAGATAAGCTGGTGGGTGTCGGAGCGATTTGCAGCAGACTGGCTGCGGATTTATTCGGTCTCGAAGTACTTAAAATGGGTGTGGAGACCAATAAACGTAATTTTACCCGCTTCCTGATGCTGGCTGACCAGTGGGTAGCTGATGAGATTACGAAAGGGCAAACGCCGAATAAATCATCGCTCGTATTTACCCTGCCTCACACTGAGGGAAGTTTATCGCAAGTGCTTTCGATCCTTTCGTTTTACGGGGTAAACCTGACCAAAATCCAGTCCCTGCCGATTATCGGTCGCGAATGGGAGTATCAGTTTTATATTGACCTCACTTACAATGATTATACCCGTTATCGCCAGGCGATGGATGCCTGCCGACCATTGACCAAAGACCTGAAAGTCTTAGGTGAATATTGCGAAGCGGAGACGCCTTGA
- a CDS encoding glycoside hydrolase family 25 protein — translation MAKKKKKKAKKKINSKTRAWIAVSIVLLLTGVFLYFRLHRNPEKIDPGQITGIDVSKHTGRINWEKIKMQNVDFAYVKSTEGVTYIDPCFSYNFREAKRVGIPVGVYHFFRFNRSGEEQAQHFMKNVSMEDLNLPPVVDVEEWGQYNQSKDAEKVSAELRTFIDLVEEKCDHSVIIYSDKHSYSKYIQGRFDDNDIWICSLGTPPEIDRKWTFWQNSHTGKYKGARGKVDVNVFNGDREKWSDYLAD, via the coding sequence ATGGCAAAAAAGAAGAAGAAAAAAGCGAAGAAAAAGATAAATAGCAAGACCAGGGCCTGGATTGCAGTCAGCATAGTCCTCTTATTAACAGGTGTTTTTCTTTACTTTCGGTTGCACCGGAATCCGGAGAAAATAGATCCTGGTCAGATTACCGGCATCGACGTGTCCAAGCATACCGGACGGATCAACTGGGAGAAAATCAAGATGCAGAATGTCGATTTTGCTTACGTCAAATCGACGGAGGGGGTTACCTATATTGATCCCTGCTTCAGCTACAATTTCAGGGAAGCGAAACGGGTGGGGATTCCGGTCGGGGTTTATCACTTTTTCCGTTTCAACCGGAGCGGGGAGGAGCAGGCACAGCATTTTATGAAAAATGTCTCCATGGAAGATCTTAATCTGCCTCCTGTGGTCGATGTGGAAGAGTGGGGGCAGTATAACCAGTCGAAAGATGCGGAAAAGGTGTCAGCTGAATTGCGTACATTCATTGATCTTGTGGAGGAGAAATGCGACCATTCCGTAATTATCTATTCGGATAAGCACTCTTACAGCAAATATATCCAGGGACGCTTTGATGACAACGATATCTGGATCTGTTCATTGGGAACACCACCGGAGATTGACCGCAAATGGACTTTCTGGCAAAATTCTCATACGGGCAAATACAAAGGTGCCCGTGGAAAGGTGGATGTGAATGTTTTCAACGGAGATCGTGAGAAATGGTCAGATTATTTGGCGGATTGA